The genomic window CGTTGGAGCGCTGGAAGGATCTAGATGGCGGTGAAAGTGCAGTGGTTTACCACGGCCAGCTTGGTGGATGTCCTCTGACTTGTATCGGTATTGAGTCAAAAGCCGTTCAGCGCCGCGGAAGCCGTCCGATTGATGGGCCGGATCAGTGGACCAGTGGAACGCTCTTTCCGCAGTCTTCGCGCAAGGTTGCTCGAGCGATTCAGTCAGCCAGTGGGGTCTCGCCCGTTTTGGTCCTGGCCAACTTGTCCGGTTTTGACGGTTCTCCGGAGTCCATGCGGCGTCAGCAGCTGGAGTTCGGGGCAGAAATTGGACGTTCGGTTGTAAACTTCGATGGTCCGATTATCTTTTGTGTCATTTCTCGCTACCACGGTGGGGCTTATGTGGTTTTCTCACAAGCCCTTAACGACAGACTTACTGCGGTGGCCGTGAAAGGCTCCTATGCCAGTGTTATCGGCGGTGGTCCCGCTGCTGCAGTTGTTTTCCCTCGCTTGGTGAAAAAACGTGTTCGGGATGATGCACGTATCCAGGAAGCGACCGCTAGACTCAGCGACCGAACT from Deltaproteobacteria bacterium includes these protein-coding regions:
- a CDS encoding fused acetyl/propionyl-CoA carboxylase subunit alpha/methylmalonyl-CoA decarboxylase subunit alpha, encoding LERWKDLDGGESAVVYHGQLGGCPLTCIGIESKAVQRRGSRPIDGPDQWTSGTLFPQSSRKVARAIQSASGVSPVLVLANLSGFDGSPESMRRQQLEFGAEIGRSVVNFDGPIIFCVISRYHGGAYVVFSQALNDRLTAVAVKGSYASVIGGGPAAAVVFPRLVKKRVRDDARIQEATARLSDRTLRTASEQAEFAALHKEVEAEIQGKVAAEFDAVHSVERAMEVGSLSGIVDPDQLRTQLHRQLSEGLERYLAETASA